From a single Pectinophora gossypiella unplaced genomic scaffold, ilPecGoss1.1 Pgos_44, whole genome shotgun sequence genomic region:
- the LOC126381306 gene encoding uncharacterized protein LOC126381306: MRRLLHICVMYAATHNMHYNTEKSVCMLFKSKNTPSCMPPLYLNGQTLQRVEEVKYLGHIIISDLCDVKDMERQRRALSVKGNMLGRRFQRCINLSNGCSLPPTAPTYIPRSYGTIIPSERITKSAFSIAWRALHRLSRWCSASEMFAAGRVPAWAALLRRTAAGAEARVFASTNTVVCAARRWLASPIHAEWRRLHCVGGR; encoded by the coding sequence ATGCGTCGCCTGCTACATATATGTGTGATGTATGCTGCCACGCACAATATGCATTACAATACTGAGAAATCGGTTTGTATGttattcaaatcaaaaaatACGCCGTCCTGTATGCCTCCACTGTACCTGAATGGCCAGACACTACAGAGAGTCGAAGAAGTCAAATACCTGGGACACATAATAATATCCGATCTATGCGACGTGAAAGACATGGAAAGACAGCGGAGGGCGCTTAGTGTGAAGGGGAACATGCTCGGTCGCCGCTTCCAGCGATGTATAAACCTGTCAAACGGGTGCTCTTTGCCGCCTACTGCACCAACCTATATACCGCGGAGCTATGGTACAATTATACCAAGCGAGCGTATCACAAAATCCGCGTTCAGTATCGCGTGGCGCGCGCTGCACCGCCTATCGCGCTGGTGCAGCGCCTCCGAGATGTTCGCCGCCGGGAGGGTGCCGGCCTGGGCGGCGTTGCTGCGGCGGACGGCCGCCGGCGCCGAGGCAAGGGTCTTCGCGTCCACCAACACCGTCGTGTGCGCCGCGCGCCGATGGCTCGCGAGCCCCATCCACGCCGAGTGGCGGCGCTTGCATTGTGTAGGGGGCCGGTGA